From Dioscorea cayenensis subsp. rotundata cultivar TDr96_F1 chromosome 13, TDr96_F1_v2_PseudoChromosome.rev07_lg8_w22 25.fasta, whole genome shotgun sequence, the proteins below share one genomic window:
- the LOC120274464 gene encoding lysM domain receptor-like kinase 4: MKHLLQINIIPLIFFMLCTSNIIMIIRAQQGYAGSGVNCSIKGDTTPPSPSYLYTCNGYHLSCNTFLVFNSQPNFTSVSSISNLMSIQPSELAKINSVTKSHKFTQGKEVIIPVNCSCSGQYYQANTYYVIGDSDTYYSLATYVYQGLSSCSSLANQNPYDHNDLYAGLKLLVPLRCACPTKYQTNNGIHYLLTYPIFENDSISDLRERFKVSEQSIVSANGFSEEDPVIFPFTTVLIPLPTPPSSNQTIIHHPVQYPPPGATPGPVLAPPVMTQGSKGRRPLWFGIGAAFIFIISATIALYFLRKIVAEAAAKKKMMKRKRCVLPKEILEYQVGAGHALKVFGMEELEAATDDFSSERRLGGSVYKGVLRGALMAIKETCREASKEVNILHKLNHFNLISLAGVSLGMDNCYLVYEYMENGSLKDWLYNNRHWCLKQRIQIAVDVAEGLDYLHNFAEPPYVHNDIKSSNILLNGNLRAKISNFSQARASEWKKGGCEITENVKGTIGYIAPEYLESGMVTPKLDVFAFGVVLLELITGKDPVFEQDGKERLLSAVIIMSLNEEAKLITEFIGPAMRDDSQLDLVMAMVKLSVACLNHDPESRPSMKEVVSILSIIQSELMSREIV, encoded by the coding sequence ATGAAACACTTGTTGCAAATCAATATCATCCCCCTCATCTTCTTTATGCTCTGCACCTCAAACATCATCATGATCATCAGAGCTCAGCAAGGATATGCAGGCAGTGGTGTGAACTGTAGCATCAAAGGCGACACAACTCCTCCATCCCCATCCTACCTTTACACCTGCAACGGCTATCATCTCTCTTGCAATACTTTTCTTGTATTTAACTCCCAGCCAAACTTCACTTCAGTGTCCTCCATATCCAATCTCATGTCCATACAACCCTCTGAGCTTGCCAAGATAAACAGCGTTACAAAATCTCACAAGTTTACACAAGGCAAGGAGGTGATCATCCCTGTCAACTGCTCTTGCTCAGGTCAGTACTACCAGGCCAACACATATTATGTGATAGGAGACAGTGATACTTACTATTCTCTGGCAACCTATGTTTACCAGGGACTTAGTTCCTGCAGTTCCCTAGCAAACCAGAATCCTTATGATCATAATGACTTGTATGCTGGACTTAAATTGTTAGTACCTCTTAGGTGTGCTTGTCCTACAAAATATCAAACTAACAATGGCATCCACTATCTCTTAACATACCCCATTTTTGAGAATGATAGCATATCAGACCTACGTGAGAGATTCAAAGTTAGTGAACAAAGCATCGTTTCTGCGAATGGGTTCAGTGAGGAAGACCCTGTTATATTTCCATTCACCACTGTTTTGATTCCTTTGCCAACACCACCTTCAAGCAACCAAACCATAATTCACCACCCAGTTCAATATCCTCCACCGGGTGCCACCCCTGGACCAGTACTTGCTCCTCCTGTCATGACTCAGGGATCAAAAGGAAGACGTCCTCTGTGGTTTGGTATTGGAGCtgctttcattttcatcatcagtGCTACTATTGCTCTGTATTTTCTTCGCAAGATAGTTGCAGAGGCTGCTgctaagaagaagatgatgaagaggaagagATGTGTTCTGCCTAAAGAAATTCTTGAATATCAGGTTGGTGCAGGTCATGCACTTAAAGTGTTTGGAATGGAGGAACTGGAAGCAGCGACAGATGACTTCAGCTCAGAGCGCAGGCTTGGGGGTTCAGTGTACAAGGGAGTGCTCAGAGGTGCTCTAATGGCCATTAAGGAGACTTGCAGAGAAGCTTCAAAGGAGGTCAATATACTGCACAAGCTCAACCATTTCAATCTCATTAGCCTTGCCGGCGTGAGCTTAGGCATGGACAACTGTTATCTGGTGTATGAGTACATGGAGAATGGTTCTCTGAAAGATTGGCTTTATAACAATAGACATTGGTGTTTGAAACAGAGGATTCAGATTGCTGTAGATGTGGCTGAGGGACTTGACTATCTCCACAACTTTGCAGAGCCACCATACGTGCACAATGACATTAAGAGCAGTAACATTCTCCTGAATGGGAACTTGAGAGCAaagatttcaaatttttctcaGGCGAGAGCATCAGAGTGGAAGAAAGGTGGTTGTGAAATCACAGAGAACGTGAAAGGAACTATTGGTTACATTGCACCAGAGTATCTAGAATCAGGAATGGTGACTCCAAAGCTTGATGTGTTTGCCTTTGGAGTGGTCTTGCTGGAGTTGATCACAGGGAAGGATCCTGTGTTTGAGCAGGATGGAAAGGAAAGGCTCTTATCAGCAGTGATAATAATGTCCCTGAATGAAGAAGCCAAGCTAATAACTGAGTTCATCGGTCCTGCTATGAGGGATGATAGTCAGCTTGATCTTGTAATGGCAATGGTGAAGCTAAGTGTGGCATGTTTGAATCATGATCCAGAGAGCAGGCCTagcatgaaggaagttgtctcAATTCTTTCAATAATCCAATCAGAGTTAATGAGCCGAGAGatagtttag
- the LOC120274465 gene encoding serine/threonine receptor-like kinase NFP, translating to MPPIFPGQLLLIPISCGCSGNQSVANVSYLMKSGDNFYSVSISSFENLTDFNAVGEMNPSLVPTNLKVGQEVLFPLHCRCVTKAELDSGINQLLTYVWQRGDDIATLSKQMNTSEATIQTFNNYRNFTAAVALPILIPVSQLPVFPPPIYYNNSSLSDAPGRKSEKLERTIVILSATLGVALALALWSLLVLAYFRYSHERRKAVSLVCTGSSCLDTADLLNSNKKTSCGSSSSGQSKTVADKLLLGVSTYLDNPILYDIEVIMAATMNLDDKCRIDGSVYKATLNGEVFAVKRARRDITEELTILQRLSHANLVKLRGVSARKEDFFLVYEFAENTSLDTWLFPMKSSCSSNKFTFLSWKQRLNIALDVANGLHYIHSHIRPSIVHRDIRSSNILLGGRFKAKIANFSMAKPATVAVSPSIDVFAFGVVLLELLSGRRDAENAGVLWKEIRMVMEADEKREEMLKKWMDPKLQGFYPVDGALSVAAMARACTSDKASERPSMSEMVFSLSVLAQSCSNDECERLWISNTEYKVVMTNPVAR from the coding sequence ATGCCACCTATCTTCCCCGGCCAACTCCTCCTCATTCCCATCTCTTGCGGTTGCTCCGGCAACCAGTCCGTCGCCAACGTCTCATATCTGATGAAGTCCGGTGACAACTTCTACTCAGTCTCCATCAGCAGCTTCGAAAACCTCACTGATTTCAATGCGGTGGGGGAGATGAACCCTTCTCTGGTTCCAACCAATCTCAAGGTTGGCCAAGAGGTGTTGTTTCCATTGCATTGCAGGTGTGTTACAAAGGCTGAGTTGGACTCCGGCATCAACCAGCTCTTGACGTACGTATGGCAGCGTGGGGATGACATTGCCACCCTCAGCAAACAGATGAATACCTCTGAAGCTACCATACAAACCTTCAACAATTACCGTAACTTCACAGCTGCTGTTGCACTCCCTATCTTGATTCCAGTTTCACAGCTGCCAGTCTTTCCTCCACCAATCTACTATAATAACAGCTCTCTTTCCGACGCTCCGGGACGCAAGTCTGAAAAGCTAGAGAGAACCATTGTCATACTATCAGCCACGTTAGGAGTTGCTCTGGCCTTGGCTTTGTGGTCCTTGTTGGTGCTTGCTTACTTCAGGTATAGCCATGAACGAAGAAAGGCTGTGTCTTTGGTTTGCACGGGTTCATCATGTTTGGATACTGCTGATCTTCTCAATTCTAACAAAAAAACCAGCTGTGGTTCTTCTTCATCTGGACAGAGTAAGACTGTGGCTGATAAGCTGCTGCTTGGGGTTTCAACCTATTTGGATAATCCCATTTTGTATGATATTGAAGTCATCATGGCAGCTACCATGAATCTAGATGACAAGTGTAGAATAGATGGTTCAGTCTACAAAGCCACGCTCAATGGAGAGGTGTTTGCGGTGAAGAGGGCCAGACGTGATATCACTGAGGAACTGACCATCTTGCAGAGGCTTAGCCATGCAAACTTGGTTAAGTTGAGAGGAGTCTCTGCTCGTAAGGAGGATTTTTTCCTTGTGTATGAGTTTGCTGAAAATACATCCTTGGATACATGGTTGTTCCCCATGAAGTCATCTTGTTCTTCAAACAAATTCACCTTCCTCTCATGGAAACAGAGGCTGAACATAGCACTGGACGTTGCCAATGGCCTTCACTACATCCATTCACATATCAGGCCAAGCATAGTTCACAGAGACATCAGGAGTAGTAACATACTTCTCGGTGGCCGCTTCAAGGCCAAGATAGCAAACTTCTCCATGGCGAAGCCTGCGACGGTAGCTGTGTCGCCGAGCATTGATGTTTTCGCCTTCGGGGTTGTTCTCTTAGAGTTGCTGTCTGGGAGGAGGGATGCTGAGAATGCTGGTGTCTTATGGAAGGAGATAAGGATGGTGATGGAAGCGGATGAGAAGAGGGAGGAGATGTTGAAGAAATGGATGGATCCCAAGTTGCAGGGTTTTTATCCAGTGGATGGAGCTCTGAGCGTGGCAGCAATGGCAAGGGCATGCACTTCGGATAAAGCTTCAGAGAGGCCAAGCATGTCTGAGATGGTTTTCAGTCTCTCTGTTCTAGCTCAATCATGCAGTAATGATGAGTGTGAGAGGTTGTGGATTTCCAATACAGAGTACAAGGTTGTGATGACAAACCCTGTGGCTCGCTGA
- the LOC120274781 gene encoding protein DA1-related 1-like, giving the protein MGWLNKIFKGSSHKISEGQYHGKAAADEIWNEPSSSLDVLSEYENEDIDHAIALSLSEEEHKKAKEIDNGSHLEEDEELARALQESLNVESPPRENGHIYQPMPFLFSSGVRICAGCNTEIGHGRFLSCMGAVWHPECFRCHACNQPISDYEFSMSGNYPYHKACYKEQYHPKCDVCKQFIPTNMNGLIEYRAHPFWGQKYCPSHEVDGTPRCCSCERMESRDVRYVALDDGRKLCLECLDSSIMDTSECQPLYLDIQEFYEGLNMKIEQQVPLLLVERPALNEAMEGEKHGHHHLPETRGLCLSEEQTVSTILRRPKIGAGNRFMDMITEPYRLTRRCEVTAILILYGLPRLLTGSILAHEMMHAWLRLKGYRSLSQEVEEGICQVLAHMWLDSEIMSGSGSNVASTSSSSSTGPSKKGAKSQFERKLGEFFKHQIESDTSSAYGDGFRAGNQAVLQFGLKRTLDHIRMTGSFP; this is encoded by the exons ATGGGTTGGCTGAACAAGATATTTAAAGGTTCCAGCCATAAAATTTCTGAAGGGCAATATCATGGAAAAGCTGCTGCTGATGAGATTTGGAATGAGCCCTCTAGTTCATTG GATGTACTGTCAGAGTATGAAAATGAAGATATAGATCATGCTATTGCCCTTTCCCTATCAGAGGAAGAACATAAAAAAGCAAAGGAAATTG ATAATGGAtctcatttggaagaagatgagGAACTTGCGAGAGCCTTACAGGAGAGTCTAAATGTGGAGTCCCCTCCTCGGGAAAATGGCCATATTTATCAACCAATGCCTTTTCTCTTTTCCTCTGGTGTcag GATATGTGCTGGCTGTAATACTGAGATTGGCCATGGGCGCTTTCTCAGCTGTATGGGCGCTGTGTGGCACCCAGAGTGTTTCCGCTGCCATGCTTGTAATCAACCAATATCTGACTATGAG TTCTCTATGTCTGGGAACTACCCATATCACAAAGCTTGTTACAAGGAGCAATATCATCCAAAATGTGATGTCTGTAAGCAATTT ATCCCGACGAATATGAATGGTCTCATTGAGTACAGGGCGCACCCTTTCTGGGGGCAGAAATACTGCCCATCACATGAAGTTGATGGAACTCCACGGTGCTGCAGCTGTGAACGTATGGAG TCTAGAGACGTAAGATATGTTGCTTTGGATGATGGACGAAAGCTCTGCCTGGAGTGTCTGGATTCTTCAATTATGGATACCAGTGAATGCCAGCCTCTTTACCTTGATATACAGGAGTTCTATGAAGGACTAAACATGAAAATAGAACAACAGGTTCCATTGCTTTTGGTTGAGAGGCCGGCACTGAATGAGGCCATGGAAGGAGAGAAGCAT GGGCATCATCACCTACCTGAAACAAGAGGGCTCTGCTTGTCTGAAGAGCAAACTGTCAGCACT ATTTTGCGGAGGCCAAAGATTGGGGCTGGAAACAGATTCATGGATATGATAACAGAGCCATATAGGCTCACTAGGCGATGTGAAGTGACAGCTATTCTTATTTTATATGGGCTTCCAAG GTTGTTGACAGGCTCAATTCTTGCTCATGAAATGATGCATGCATGGTTGAGGCTTAAAG GATACCGTTCTCTTAGCCAAGAAGTCGAAGAAGGCATTTGCCAGGTGCTTGCTCATATGTGGTTGGATTCTGAAATAATGTCAGGTTCCGGTAGTAATGTTGCCTCCACCTCATCCTCTTCTTCAACTGGTCCATCAAAAAAAGGTGCAAAATCTCAATTTGAGAGGAAGCTTGGAGAGTTTTTCAAACATCAGATAGAATCAGATACTTCATCAGCATATGGTGATGGTTTCCGTGCTGGCAACCAAGCAGTTCTTCAGTTCGGTCTCAAGCGAACCCTTGACCACATTAGGATGACGGGGAGCTTTCCATAG